The Gemmata palustris genome includes a region encoding these proteins:
- a CDS encoding PrkA family serine protein kinase, with translation MATATAILDTLRTQLDTTEYKKLHWEGSFSDYLTTVLETPGVTRTAYQRLYDMILSHGAEDVYENKDKIPRYKFFTEFATKHADGIYGLDRSLMQLVNTFKSAALGYGTERRVILLHGPVGSAKSTIARLLKRGLEEYSRTDEGMLFSFSWKTEDGTGWAKDPMHGEPLQLVPEEHRAQILTMLNDQCKKPYQYDVKIKGDLSPYSRYEYKTRLAKYDGDWLKMLANEIKVYRLVLSEKDRIGIGTFQPKDEKNQDSTELTGDINYRKIAEYGSDSDPRAFNFDGELNIANRGIVEFIEVLKLDVAFLYDLLGASQEHKIKPKKFAQTDIDEVILGHTNEPEYKRLQNNEFMEALRDRTVKIDIPYVTRLRDEVKIYEKDFNSERVRGKHIAPHTVEVAAMWAVLTRLNPPKHASLSVLQKMKLYNGKTLPGFTEDNVIELKRDALHEGMLGISPRYIQDKISNALVAHPNEDNINPFMVMKELEDGLRNHSLIKDEDQYRHYKELLSVVREEYEDIVKNEVQRAIAADEDALIRLCGNYMDNVRAYTQREKVRNRYTGNYEEPDERLMRSVEEKIDIPEGRKDDFRREIMNYIGALAIDGKKFDYKTNERLQKALELKLFEDQKDSIKLSSLVSNVVDKATQEKIDVVKSRLIRNYGYNESSATDVLNFVASIFARGQTKK, from the coding sequence CGACATGATCCTGTCGCACGGCGCCGAAGACGTGTACGAGAACAAGGACAAGATCCCGCGGTACAAGTTCTTCACCGAGTTCGCGACCAAGCACGCGGACGGCATCTACGGCCTCGACCGGTCGCTGATGCAGTTGGTGAACACGTTCAAGAGTGCCGCGCTGGGGTACGGTACCGAGCGCCGCGTGATCCTGCTGCACGGCCCGGTCGGTAGCGCGAAGAGCACCATCGCGCGCCTGTTAAAGCGCGGATTAGAGGAGTACAGCCGCACCGACGAGGGGATGCTGTTCAGTTTCTCGTGGAAGACCGAGGACGGGACCGGCTGGGCGAAAGACCCGATGCACGGCGAACCGCTGCAACTGGTGCCCGAAGAGCACCGGGCGCAGATCCTCACCATGCTCAACGACCAGTGCAAGAAGCCGTACCAGTACGACGTCAAAATCAAGGGCGATCTCAGCCCGTACAGCCGCTACGAGTACAAGACCCGGCTCGCGAAGTACGATGGCGACTGGCTCAAGATGCTCGCGAACGAGATCAAGGTGTACCGGCTCGTGCTGTCCGAAAAGGACCGCATCGGGATCGGCACCTTCCAGCCGAAGGACGAGAAGAACCAGGACAGCACCGAACTGACCGGGGACATCAACTACCGCAAGATCGCGGAGTACGGTTCGGACTCGGACCCGCGGGCGTTCAACTTCGACGGCGAACTGAACATCGCGAACCGCGGCATCGTCGAGTTCATCGAGGTGCTGAAGCTCGATGTGGCGTTCCTCTACGACTTGCTCGGCGCGTCGCAGGAGCACAAGATCAAGCCGAAGAAGTTCGCGCAAACGGACATCGACGAGGTGATCCTCGGGCACACGAACGAGCCGGAGTACAAGCGCCTCCAGAACAACGAGTTCATGGAAGCGCTCCGCGACCGCACCGTGAAGATCGACATCCCCTACGTCACGCGCCTGCGCGACGAGGTGAAGATCTACGAGAAGGACTTCAATTCGGAGCGCGTCCGCGGCAAGCACATCGCTCCGCACACGGTCGAGGTGGCCGCGATGTGGGCCGTGCTCACGCGCCTCAACCCGCCCAAGCACGCCAGTTTGAGCGTGCTCCAGAAGATGAAGCTCTACAACGGTAAAACGTTGCCGGGCTTCACAGAAGACAACGTCATCGAACTGAAGCGCGACGCGCTCCACGAGGGGATGCTCGGGATCAGCCCGCGGTACATCCAGGACAAGATCAGTAACGCCCTGGTCGCGCACCCGAACGAGGACAACATCAACCCGTTCATGGTGATGAAGGAGCTCGAGGACGGGCTGCGCAACCACTCGCTGATTAAGGACGAGGACCAGTACCGGCACTACAAGGAACTGCTCTCGGTGGTCCGCGAAGAATACGAGGACATCGTCAAGAACGAGGTTCAGCGGGCGATCGCGGCCGACGAGGACGCCCTCATCCGGCTCTGCGGCAACTACATGGACAACGTCCGCGCGTACACGCAGCGCGAAAAGGTCCGCAACCGCTACACCGGGAACTACGAGGAGCCGGACGAGCGCCTCATGCGCTCGGTGGAAGAGAAGATCGACATCCCCGAGGGCCGCAAGGACGACTTCCGCCGCGAGATCATGAACTACATCGGGGCGCTGGCCATTGACGGCAAGAAGTTCGACTATAAGACCAACGAGCGGCTCCAGAAAGCGCTCGAGTTGAAGCTGTTCGAGGACCAGAAGGACTCGATCAAACTCAGCTCGTTGGTGTCCAACGTGGTGGACAAGGCGACGCAGGAAAAAATCGACGTCGTGAAGAGTCGCCTGATTCGGAATTACGGCTATAACGAATCGAGTGCGACGGACGTCCTGAACTTCGTCGCGAGTATTTTCGCCCGCGGACAGACGAAGAAGTAA
- a CDS encoding DUF444 family protein has product MGQKIEQDLQRFRKLVRGKVKSNLSKYISRGEMIGKKGNDYVSIPLPSINLPQFRYGKKNSGGVGVGPGQPGQPLTPPQQEGDDPQAGDSPGGHILEVDLTMEELADILGEELALPRIEPRGKKNVVTEKDKYTSIRSVGPESLRHFKRTFKRALKRQISAGTYNPIDPIVVPVREDKQYRAWKEVPKPDSVACVIYMMDVSGSMTDEQKEIVRIESFWIDTWIKKHYTGVETVYIIHDAVAQEVDENTFYHTRESGGTKISSAYELCNKIIDSRFPPSQWNVYAFHFSDGDNWGDDVPKCIDLLNSTMLAKLNLFGYGQVESPYGSGEFFDHVHELVDDHENVVVSRIPDREAILGSIKEFLKTGR; this is encoded by the coding sequence GTGGGACAAAAGATCGAACAAGACCTCCAGCGGTTCCGCAAACTGGTGCGCGGAAAGGTGAAGAGCAACCTTTCCAAGTACATCAGCCGCGGGGAAATGATCGGCAAGAAGGGGAACGACTACGTGTCGATCCCGCTCCCGTCGATCAATTTGCCGCAGTTCCGCTACGGGAAGAAGAACTCCGGCGGGGTGGGCGTCGGTCCCGGCCAACCCGGTCAACCGCTCACGCCCCCGCAGCAAGAGGGCGACGACCCGCAAGCCGGTGATTCGCCGGGCGGCCACATCCTCGAAGTCGACCTGACGATGGAGGAACTGGCCGACATTCTCGGCGAAGAACTGGCGCTCCCGCGCATCGAGCCGCGGGGCAAGAAGAACGTCGTCACCGAAAAGGACAAGTACACCAGCATTCGGAGCGTCGGTCCGGAGTCGCTGCGGCACTTCAAGCGCACGTTCAAGCGCGCCCTGAAGCGCCAGATTTCGGCGGGCACGTACAACCCGATCGACCCGATCGTCGTCCCCGTGCGCGAGGACAAGCAGTACCGCGCGTGGAAGGAAGTGCCCAAGCCGGACAGCGTCGCGTGCGTCATTTACATGATGGACGTGTCCGGTAGCATGACCGACGAGCAGAAGGAGATCGTCCGAATCGAATCGTTCTGGATCGACACCTGGATCAAGAAGCACTACACGGGCGTGGAGACGGTTTACATCATTCACGACGCGGTCGCGCAGGAAGTGGACGAGAACACGTTCTACCACACGCGCGAGAGCGGCGGGACGAAGATCAGCAGTGCCTACGAGTTGTGCAACAAGATCATCGACTCCCGGTTCCCCCCGAGCCAGTGGAACGTGTACGCGTTCCACTTCTCCGATGGTGACAACTGGGGGGACGACGTGCCCAAGTGCATCGACCTGCTGAACAGCACGATGCTGGCGAAGCTGAACCTCTTCGGCTACGGTCAGGTGGAATCGCCCTACGGCAGCGGCGAGTTCTTCGACCACGTTCACGAACTGGTGGACGACCACGAGAACGTGGTCGTGAGCCGCATCCCGGACCGCGAGGCGATCCTGGGCAGCATCAAGGAGTTCCTCAAAACCGGGCGGTAA
- a CDS encoding transporter substrate-binding protein, translating into MSDPDSAEQTQPGLHPTGDTVSPGVRQYPFLGPRQAPGELGRFGNYRVVRLLGSGGMGLVFEAEEVALRRPVALKVLKPELAADPESRERFLREARAAAEIPSDHVVTVLSVGEAGGLPFLAMPLLSGETLQARIERPKLIDLRTALVIARDTAAGLMAAHVRGLIHRDIKPANIWVEADGPNGPFKRARIFDFGLVRRPHHETSLTSTGFIVGTPNYMSPEQAAGHEVDARADLFSLGCVMYVMLTGELPFRGKSALAVMSALANRAPDPVLAKNPTVPPTVDALVLRLLEKNPEDRVRTAAEVVAALDAAIAAFSGSAPPSLPSPVKGTPLGADTLVPGKSDTWLGTPVVPEPRIERVRRRRAVFVCCGLALIVALSAFIGWRAIQNHPAAYVAPPEPIVVGVLHSQSGTMAVSENPVIDATLLAIEEINAAGGVLGRPLKPIVVDGKSDPDEFARQAERLLTEERAAVVFGCWTSASRKAVRPVFERNAGLLFYPVQYEGLEESPRIVYLGPAPNQQLIPAVDFVIDTLKRKRIALVGSDYVFPRTAHAIIRDRVAERKAAGVDVEVVVEALVPLGSPLVVNAIARVRNANADVVINTINGTTNAAFFRELRAPKQGVPNITTLSVSITENEVRGLDPRAMTDDYLVASYFQTVDRPESRAFVQKIRAKYGSDRAASDMMAAAYSGVHLWARAATAAKSIEPPAVATAVRGLEFAGPGARIRIDPENLHAWLPVRVAKVQANGEVALVPGAGSVEPVRPMPFPPTRSRDEWNQFLRKLEMDWGGKWQAPERK; encoded by the coding sequence ATGAGTGATCCGGATTCGGCCGAACAGACGCAGCCCGGGCTGCACCCCACGGGCGATACCGTGTCGCCGGGTGTCCGCCAGTACCCGTTCCTCGGGCCGCGGCAGGCTCCGGGCGAACTCGGTCGGTTCGGGAACTACCGCGTCGTTCGTTTACTCGGTTCCGGCGGAATGGGGCTCGTGTTTGAGGCCGAAGAGGTCGCGCTTCGCCGACCGGTCGCGCTGAAGGTGCTCAAGCCGGAACTCGCAGCGGACCCGGAGAGCCGGGAGCGGTTCTTGCGCGAGGCGCGGGCCGCGGCCGAGATCCCGTCGGACCACGTCGTCACGGTGCTGAGCGTCGGCGAAGCGGGCGGGCTCCCGTTTCTGGCGATGCCCCTGTTGTCCGGCGAAACGCTCCAGGCGCGCATCGAGCGCCCGAAGTTGATCGACCTCCGGACCGCGCTCGTTATCGCGCGCGACACGGCCGCGGGGTTGATGGCGGCACACGTCCGGGGGCTGATTCACCGCGACATCAAGCCCGCAAACATCTGGGTCGAAGCCGATGGCCCGAACGGGCCGTTCAAGCGCGCCCGCATCTTCGACTTCGGCCTCGTGCGGCGGCCGCACCACGAAACCAGCCTTACGAGCACGGGGTTCATCGTCGGCACGCCGAACTACATGTCCCCGGAGCAGGCCGCGGGCCACGAGGTCGACGCGCGCGCGGACCTGTTCTCGCTCGGCTGCGTGATGTACGTCATGCTGACCGGCGAACTACCGTTCCGGGGGAAGTCCGCGCTCGCGGTGATGTCCGCACTGGCGAACAGGGCGCCCGACCCGGTCCTTGCGAAGAACCCCACCGTGCCGCCCACGGTCGATGCGCTCGTGTTGCGGCTATTGGAAAAGAATCCCGAGGACCGCGTTCGGACCGCCGCCGAAGTGGTGGCGGCACTCGACGCCGCGATCGCCGCATTCTCCGGGTCGGCCCCTCCGTCGCTGCCCTCACCGGTGAAGGGCACGCCGCTCGGTGCGGATACGCTGGTGCCGGGCAAAAGTGATACGTGGTTGGGCACACCCGTTGTACCCGAACCGCGGATCGAGCGCGTGCGCCGGCGGCGCGCGGTCTTCGTGTGCTGCGGTTTGGCCCTGATTGTGGCCCTGTCCGCATTCATCGGCTGGCGGGCGATACAGAACCATCCCGCCGCGTATGTCGCCCCGCCGGAACCGATCGTCGTGGGGGTGCTTCACTCCCAGAGCGGCACAATGGCCGTGAGCGAGAACCCGGTCATCGACGCGACTCTGCTCGCCATCGAAGAGATTAACGCTGCTGGCGGGGTGTTGGGGCGCCCGCTGAAGCCGATCGTCGTGGACGGAAAATCCGACCCCGACGAGTTCGCACGCCAGGCCGAACGGCTGCTAACCGAAGAACGGGCCGCGGTCGTCTTCGGGTGCTGGACGAGCGCATCCCGTAAGGCCGTGCGACCCGTGTTCGAGCGGAACGCGGGTTTGCTCTTCTACCCTGTGCAGTACGAGGGGCTGGAGGAATCGCCGCGCATCGTATACTTGGGGCCGGCCCCGAACCAGCAACTCATTCCGGCTGTCGATTTTGTAATCGACACGCTCAAGAGGAAACGCATCGCGCTCGTCGGCTCGGATTACGTGTTCCCGCGCACTGCGCACGCGATCATCCGGGACCGCGTCGCGGAGCGCAAGGCGGCCGGGGTGGATGTCGAAGTGGTGGTGGAGGCGCTCGTTCCGCTCGGCTCGCCGCTCGTCGTCAACGCGATCGCGCGCGTCCGGAACGCGAACGCCGATGTCGTTATCAACACGATCAACGGCACCACAAATGCTGCTTTCTTTCGCGAATTACGCGCGCCGAAGCAGGGTGTGCCGAACATTACCACACTCTCGGTGAGCATCACCGAGAACGAGGTCCGCGGGCTGGACCCGCGTGCCATGACGGACGACTACCTAGTCGCGAGTTATTTCCAGACCGTGGACCGCCCGGAGAGCCGCGCGTTCGTGCAGAAAATTCGTGCGAAGTACGGCAGCGACCGGGCCGCCAGCGACATGATGGCCGCAGCTTATTCTGGTGTTCACTTGTGGGCGCGGGCCGCGACCGCCGCGAAGAGTATTGAACCGCCCGCGGTCGCGACCGCGGTTCGCGGACTGGAGTTCGCCGGCCCCGGCGCGCGAATTCGGATCGACCCGGAGAACCTCCATGCGTGGTTGCCCGTTCGGGTCGCGAAAGTCCAAGCGAACGGCGAAGTCGCGCTCGTTCCCGGTGCCGGGTCCGTGGAGCCCGTTCGCCCGATGCCGTTCCCGCCCACGCGCTCGCGCGACGAGTGGAACCAGTTCCTCCGCAAGCTCGAAATGGATTGGGGCGGGAAGTGGCAGGCCCCGGAACGCAAATAG
- a CDS encoding type II toxin-antitoxin system VapC family toxin, with protein sequence MGRPVSRYLLDTDTFSLFLQNNVAVVQAVVAHLSDDLSVPVITVQEVWDGWAAAISRAKTPDQVALGYARLTETLNELRNWSLVSFSIGAVARYLTLKKQKLNVGSGDLKIASIAIESGATVVTRNRRDFVRIPGAKIVDWSAS encoded by the coding sequence GTGGGACGCCCCGTGAGTCGGTACCTTCTCGACACCGATACGTTTTCTTTGTTCCTTCAGAACAACGTGGCTGTTGTTCAAGCGGTAGTTGCGCATTTGTCCGACGACCTCTCGGTGCCGGTGATTACTGTTCAGGAAGTGTGGGACGGTTGGGCGGCCGCGATTTCCCGGGCCAAAACGCCCGACCAGGTCGCGCTGGGCTACGCGCGCCTCACGGAGACGTTAAACGAGCTGCGAAACTGGTCCCTGGTTTCCTTCTCGATTGGTGCAGTGGCCCGGTACTTGACCCTGAAAAAGCAGAAACTCAATGTCGGCAGCGGTGACCTGAAGATTGCTTCAATTGCTATCGAGAGCGGAGCGACGGTCGTTACCCGGAACCGTCGGGATTTTGTGCGGATTCCGGGTGCTAAAATCGTGGACTGGTCCGCTTCGTGA